Proteins from a genomic interval of Trachemys scripta elegans isolate TJP31775 chromosome 25, CAS_Tse_1.0, whole genome shotgun sequence:
- the LOC117869959 gene encoding alpha-2,8-sialyltransferase 8E-like — MCLTCPAPPTASAMVGPPRMLRRQSWALVLGVGIALSFSLSVLWRLQSPEATGMDAEQCRELGQELSQRVLPVRLHEAWIWRRLKLVQSCPWTYNARALGRYREQLGQCCNASANLVLTRDNTPLGSRIVCDGQPAKKLLVQEALLEILPQGSPFQGAPYDSCAVVGNGGILHNSGCGPEIDRAQFVIRFNLPPMGFAEDVGTKSSVITVNPSILVLRFRGLSRWRRPFAEVVGAYGAPLLLIPAFSFIGFTAVSSQALYTLEDFGSPARPVFMNPEYLAGLDGHWHRRGLRTKRLSSGFMLVNAALELCQHLTLYGFWPFPTDPEGRPLPYHYYDKQTPKPGVHAMPDEFTRYLGMHMQGALRLHLGRCQEGLAGGYAQQGSDGGGLK, encoded by the exons ATGTGTctcacctgccctgctccccccacagcGAGCGCCATGGTGGGCCCCCCGAGGATGCTGCGGAGACAGAGCTGGGCGCTGGTGCTGGGCGTGGGCATCGCCCTCAGCTTCAGCCTCTCTGTGCTGTGGAGGCTTCAGAG CCCTGAGGCCACGGGGATGGACGCAGAGCAGTGCcgggagctggggcaggaactgAGCCAGCGCGTCCTCCCCGTGAG GCTGCACGAGGCCTGGATCTGGAGGCGGCTGAAGCTGGTGCAGAGCTGCCCCTGGACATATAACGCCCGCGCCCTGGGCCGGTACAG ggagcagctggggcagTGCTGTAACGCGTCGGCCAACCTGGTGCTGACCCGGGACAACACCCCGCTGGGCTCCCGGATCGTCTGCGACGGACAGCCGGCCAAGAAGCTGCTGGTGCAAGAGGCGCTGCTGGAGATCTTGCCGCAg ggctCCCCGTTTCAGGGTGCCCCCTACGACAGCTGCGCCgtggtggggaatggggggatCCTCCATAACAGTGGCTGTGGCCCCGAGATTGACCGCGCCCAGTTCGTCATCAG GTTCAATCTGCCCCCCATGGGCTTTGCCGAGGATGTGGGCACCAAATCGAGCGTTATCACCGTGAACCCCAGCATCCTGGTTTTACG GTTCAGGGGTCTGAGCCGCTGGCGCCGACCCTTCGCGGAGGTGGTGGGTGCCTATGGGGCCCCGCTGCTCCTCATCCCGGCTTTCAGCTTCATCGGCTTCACCGCGGTCTCGTCCCAGGCACTCTACACCCTGGAGGACTTTGGCTCCCCGGCCCGCCCCGTCTTCATGAACCCTGAGTACCTGGCGGGGCTGGACGGGCACTGGCATCGCCGTGGCCTGCGCACCAAACGCCTCTCCTCGGGCTTCATGCTGGTAAACGCCGCCCTGGAGCTGTGCCAGCACCTCACCCTCTACGGCTTCTGGCCCTTCCCCACCGACCCCGAGGGGCGGCCCCTGCCCTACCACTACTACGACAAACAGACCCCCAAGCCGGGCGTTCACGCCATGCCCGACGAGTTCACCCGCTACCTGGGCATGCACATGCAGGGCGCGCTGCGGCTGCATCTGGGGCGCTGCCAGGAGGGCCTGGCCGGCGGCTACGCACAACAAGGCTCGGACGGGGGGGGTCTGAAATGA